One segment of Candidatus Goldiibacteriota bacterium DNA contains the following:
- the dnaA gene encoding chromosomal replication initiator protein DnaA — protein sequence MKNKEFNWEVIINSIKEENSGLNLWLEKATVSFNTEKDCVVITIPDSLHQKTLAKYKNELMESIEKGFRQVSDLKLEVIKTEEPKKDQSSKIVIKEQQILLPLDPQHPFIPSLNSRFRFDNFIVGQSNRFAHAACKAVAEAPGQAYNPLFIYGGVGLGKTHLLHAIGTYIYEQDPSKKIMIITAEKFLFEVTQGIRENKMDEFKNRYRSTDLLLVDDIQFLRGDATIEEFFHTFNELYNHNKQIVATSDSPPGDLKLEDRLKSRFSSGIIADILAPDFETRVAILKQKAMESNKEVPDNVIGYIAEHIDNNIRELESTLKNLLILAENPEELDIELAKKAIKIRNPKFDQAKKIGIDMIQQIVSDYFGIKVQDLLSKKRYENIAKSRQVAMYITRSLTDYSLVQIGQYFGGKDHTTVMHAINKVDKLVKSDDKFKNSINEIVMRVKK from the coding sequence TTGAAAAACAAAGAATTTAACTGGGAAGTTATTATTAATTCCATTAAAGAAGAAAATAGCGGCCTTAACTTATGGCTTGAAAAGGCTACTGTGTCTTTTAACACAGAAAAAGACTGTGTTGTAATCACCATACCTGACTCTCTTCATCAAAAAACCCTTGCCAAGTATAAAAACGAGCTTATGGAATCAATTGAAAAGGGTTTTAGGCAGGTATCTGACCTTAAATTGGAAGTTATTAAAACTGAAGAACCCAAAAAAGACCAGTCATCCAAAATTGTCATTAAAGAACAGCAGATATTGCTTCCGCTTGACCCTCAGCACCCTTTTATACCTTCATTAAACTCGCGTTTCCGATTTGATAACTTCATAGTAGGCCAAAGCAACAGGTTCGCGCACGCTGCCTGTAAAGCAGTGGCAGAGGCACCGGGACAGGCATACAACCCTTTGTTCATCTATGGGGGCGTAGGGCTTGGAAAAACACACCTTTTACACGCTATCGGAACATACATTTATGAACAGGATCCTTCAAAAAAAATAATGATAATCACAGCGGAAAAATTCCTTTTTGAAGTGACTCAGGGAATCCGCGAAAATAAGATGGATGAATTTAAAAACCGCTACAGAAGCACTGACCTGCTTTTAGTGGATGACATTCAGTTTTTACGCGGCGACGCCACAATTGAAGAATTCTTTCATACTTTTAATGAATTATACAACCACAACAAACAGATTGTGGCCACATCAGATTCCCCGCCCGGCGACTTGAAGCTTGAAGACCGACTTAAATCAAGGTTCTCTTCCGGAATTATTGCGGATATTCTTGCTCCGGACTTTGAAACAAGGGTGGCTATATTAAAACAGAAAGCCATGGAATCCAACAAAGAAGTTCCTGATAATGTTATCGGGTATATAGCGGAACACATTGATAATAATATAAGGGAACTTGAAAGCACGCTTAAAAACCTGCTGATACTGGCGGAAAACCCCGAAGAACTTGATATTGAACTTGCCAAGAAAGCAATTAAAATAAGAAATCCAAAGTTTGACCAGGCAAAAAAAATAGGTATTGATATGATACAACAGATAGTTTCCGATTATTTCGGAATAAAAGTACAGGACCTTTTGTCCAAAAAAAGGTATGAAAACATAGCAAAATCACGCCAGGTGGCAATGTATATCACGCGCAGCCTTACAGATTATTCGCTTGTTCAAATAGGCCAGTATTTTGGAGGCAAAGACCACACAACAGTTATGCACGCAATAAATAAAGTTGATAAACTTGTAAAATCAGACGATAAATTTAAAAACTCAATAAATGAAATAGTAATGAGAGTAAAAAAGTAA
- the dnaN gene encoding DNA polymerase III subunit beta: MKIKTNKEEILNSLQVAQYFIASGSTLPLLSNILFEADGDYLNLTATDMDISAKIKCKVENIKEEGKTTIPRKIITLIKEFEDGADITIESDKNDNISLKCKKAAYKMPGLPAEDFPALQLDEKKLESVTISQALLKEILDNIQYAALKDTSKRNLNGVFIKFEGNKIEAVATDAHRLAYYKAETKSPVKGKLDYIIPLKTINEISRVLNPSDETEITLNFYEKVIEFIFPNMEIVSRVIDENYPNYSQVIPKDFNMKALIKKEELASSIRRAAVISSDKSKIVLFKFENNKLYINVSTADEGEAFEEIDITYDGEPIEVSYNAVYIMDFLKANESENIEIKLISSMNPGVMKAEGKENLTYVIMPIRK, encoded by the coding sequence ATGAAAATAAAGACAAATAAAGAAGAAATTTTAAATTCGCTGCAGGTTGCACAATACTTTATAGCTTCCGGTTCCACGTTACCCCTTCTTTCCAATATCCTTTTTGAAGCTGACGGTGACTATTTAAACCTTACGGCAACAGATATGGATATAAGCGCTAAAATAAAATGCAAAGTGGAAAATATAAAAGAAGAAGGAAAAACCACAATTCCAAGAAAGATAATTACCCTTATTAAAGAATTTGAAGACGGCGCGGATATTACAATAGAATCGGATAAAAACGACAATATAAGTTTAAAATGTAAAAAAGCGGCGTATAAAATGCCGGGCCTTCCCGCGGAAGATTTTCCGGCGCTTCAGCTTGATGAAAAAAAACTTGAAAGCGTAACTATTTCACAGGCGCTGTTAAAAGAAATACTTGATAATATTCAGTATGCCGCTTTAAAGGACACGTCAAAGAGAAATTTAAACGGGGTATTTATAAAATTTGAAGGCAATAAAATAGAAGCAGTGGCAACAGACGCGCACAGGCTTGCTTATTATAAAGCAGAAACAAAATCACCTGTTAAAGGAAAACTGGATTATATTATACCCCTTAAAACCATTAACGAAATTTCCAGGGTTTTAAATCCTTCTGATGAAACAGAAATTACTCTTAATTTTTATGAAAAAGTTATTGAATTTATCTTTCCTAACATGGAAATTGTATCCAGGGTAATAGATGAAAATTATCCCAATTACTCGCAGGTAATTCCCAAAGATTTTAATATGAAAGCGCTTATTAAAAAAGAAGAACTTGCATCATCCATCAGAAGGGCCGCCGTAATTTCAAGCGACAAATCCAAAATAGTACTTTTTAAATTTGAAAATAACAAACTGTATATCAATGTTTCTACCGCGGATGAAGGCGAAGCGTTTGAAGAAATTGATATTACTTACGACGGTGAACCCATTGAAGTTTCGTACAATGCTGTTTATATCATGGATTTTTTAAAAGCCAATGAATCAGAAAATATTGAAATTAAATTAATCAGTTCCATGAATCCCGGTGTTATGAAAGCAGAAGGAAAAGAAAATCTTACTTACGTTATAATGCCCATAAGAAAATAA